ATGAAAATGATCCCCCTCTTTTGATTTTGATGGGAGAGAAAACACTTCCCGGAATCAAGTTAAGCACAGAGAGATTTTTAGAGAAGTACAAGGAACTCGTTCCAGAGCCAGATTTCCATGTTCAAAAAGGCAAAAAACATAAACCCATGATTGTCCAATTTATCTATACGCGCAATAAGGTATATGATTGGATTTTAGTTTTTATGTCCCAAAAGATTTTATGATTTAGATACAAATAGATGAGAAGAATTTTGAAAAAATAGGATAATTAAGCTCATTTCCTTATTTTGTGTAAGGAAAAATTTCTTCTTTTATGTTTTCACTTAGATCTATTGCTATCTTAATTTTTACATGCCTTTTTCTGCCTCTCTATGCTCAAATCCAAGAAAGCGGAAGCATCCTATTCGAAAACGTCCGGGTCTTTGATGGAAAGTCCAAGGACCTATCCGGACCAGTGAATGTTTGGATTGAAGGAAATAAAATCAGGAGTATCAGTACTGCTCCGATTCCAACAGCGAGTGGGATGACCAAAATTCAAGGTAATGGAAAAACCCTGATGCCCGGACTGATCGATGTACACGTACACATGGCTTTCGGGTCCCTAACGATGAGGGAAATGATGTCTCCCATGCTTTCTGAGGGAGTGATTATGGAAAAAGTGGGAGTAGGTGCTGAAAAGATGTTAATGCGGGGATTCACATCTGTGAGGGATGCGGGTGGACCAATTTTTCCTCTTAAAATGGGAGTTGATTCTGGTAAAATAAAAGGTCCAAGGATTTGGCCATCAGGAGCTACTATCTCTCAGACAGCAGGACATGGCGATTTCCGTACTCCTGAAGAGCAGTCTAGAAGGTTTTTCGGAGAGCCCTCTAGGGCTGAAAGGTTCAACGCTACCTTCATTGCAGATGGACGGGACGAGGTCTTGACTGCTGTGAGGGAAAACCTCCGCTTTGGAGCCAGTCAGATCAAATTGATGGCAGGCGGGGGAACCTCTTCTGCGTATGATCCAGTAGATGTAACCCAATATACTTTTGATGAAATGCGGGCGGCAGTAGAAGCAGCGGAAGATTGGGGTACCTATGTCATGGTACATGCCTACACGCCAAGAGCTGTACAAAGAGCGATCAAAGCCGGAGTCAAATGCGTAGAACATGGACAGATGTTGGATGAAAAGACCTTGAGGTTGATGAAAAGAAAAGGTATTTGGCTGAGCACTCAAAATCTGAGAGAAAGCACACCTAATATGGATCCACAAAGGGTTGAAAAACGAAAACCGGTGATTGAAGGTCAGGCCAAACTCTGGCCTATGGTACAAAAGATGAAACTCAAGATCGCCTGGGGTACAGATTTCCTTTTCGAACCTGAGCTCAACGAACAGCAGAATGCCTATATTCTCCTATTACAGCAATGGTTTACCAATGCCGAAATCCTAAAAATGGTCACCCATGACAATGCCGAATTGCTGCAGCTTTCGGGACTAAGAAGTCCCTATCCCGGCAAATTGGGTGTGGTGGAAGAGGGTGCTTTGGCAGATTTGATTTTGGTGGATGGGAATCCATTAGCTGACCTTTCACTTATTGCCAATCCCGCAGAGAAGTTTGTGGTGATCATGAAAGATGGAAAGGTGTATAAGAATATGGTGGAATAATTTTTTTGAAGCAGGAAAAAGTAAGAATTAAGCTAATCAAACTGAGTTTGCATGATTTTACACAGTTCTGATCAGTCTTTTGTCCAGTGGCAAAGGATAAACCCTGAATTTGATCAAGTTGAATTTTGGAGAGAGAGGATTGATGACATAGTTAAAAGAACTTGGATCCACAACTGAAGGCACAGCAAAGGACAGTAGGCCAGACTGCAATAGTCCGGTGCCATAATTCATCGAAGATTTTGTAGCAGGTATCAAATTCCATCCAACAGGAAGTTCGTCTATTGATGGGGTGAAAATATGTGCTTCAGGCAAGCTGATTTCCATCACAGAATAGTTGACGTATCTGTCAGAGGCAAACAATTCCGGATCAATGGTAAGTCTTTCAAGCAAGGAAGAGGCTATGCTTGCCCCAGCATAGAGTGCAGGATGACCTGGCAGGTTCCATCGGCCACCAAAGCGCTTGGCTCCT
This Cecembia calidifontis DNA region includes the following protein-coding sequences:
- a CDS encoding metal-dependent hydrolase family protein, with amino-acid sequence MFSLRSIAILIFTCLFLPLYAQIQESGSILFENVRVFDGKSKDLSGPVNVWIEGNKIRSISTAPIPTASGMTKIQGNGKTLMPGLIDVHVHMAFGSLTMREMMSPMLSEGVIMEKVGVGAEKMLMRGFTSVRDAGGPIFPLKMGVDSGKIKGPRIWPSGATISQTAGHGDFRTPEEQSRRFFGEPSRAERFNATFIADGRDEVLTAVRENLRFGASQIKLMAGGGTSSAYDPVDVTQYTFDEMRAAVEAAEDWGTYVMVHAYTPRAVQRAIKAGVKCVEHGQMLDEKTLRLMKRKGIWLSTQNLRESTPNMDPQRVEKRKPVIEGQAKLWPMVQKMKLKIAWGTDFLFEPELNEQQNAYILLLQQWFTNAEILKMVTHDNAELLQLSGLRSPYPGKLGVVEEGALADLILVDGNPLADLSLIANPAEKFVVIMKDGKVYKNMVE
- a CDS encoding RES family NAD+ phosphorylase — protein: MKVYRIALTQCCDDSGEGAKRFGGRWNLPGHPALYAGASIASSLLERLTIDPELFASDRYVNYSVMEISLPEAHIFTPSIDELPVGWNLIPATKSSMNYGTGLLQSGLLSFAVPSVVDPSSFNYVINPLSPKFNLIKFRVYPLPLDKRLIRTV